AAGGAGATCGAGGAGGCGCGCGCGGTCAATGTCGGCGAGCTGCGCGACCCCGCGCCCGATTCGGCGCGGGTGAAGCCCGGCAAGGACCAGTGGCTGGTGGTGATCGGCGTCTGCACCCATCTCGGCTGCGTGCCGCTGGGGCAGAAGTCCACGGACCCGAAGGGCGACTTCGACGGCTGGTTCTGCCCCTGCCACGGCAGCCACTACGATTCCGCAGGGCGCATCCGCCGCGGCCCCGCGCCGCTGAACCTGGCCCTGCCCACCTATTCCTTCACCTCCGACACCCGCGTGCGGATCGGCTGAGGAGAGACACCATGGCCGAGGGCCTTCACGACTCCGACGTCTCGAACCCCGTCCTGCGCTGGGTCGACCAGCGCCTGCCCATCATCTCGATGGTGCAGCGGGAATACGGCACTTTCCCCACGCCCCGGAACTTCAACTACTTCTGGAACTTCGGCGCGCTGGCGATGATCAACCTGGTGATCATGATCGCCACGGGCGTGATCCTGTCCATGCAGTACGTGGCGAACACCGGGCTCGCCTTCGATTCCGTCGAGCGCATCATGCGCGACGTGAACTACGGCTGGCTGCTGCGCTACGTGCACTCCAACGGCGCCTCGATGTTCTTCATCGTGGTCTATATCCACATCTGGCGCGCCCTGAACTACGGCTCCTACAAGACGCCGCGCGAGCTGCTGTTCATGCTCGGCGTCATCATCTTCATTCTGATGATGGCCACCGCCTTCCTCGGCTACGTGCTGCCCTGGGGCCAGATGTCCTTCTGGGGCGCCACCGTCATCACCAACCTCTTCTCGGCGCTACCGGTCGTCGGGCAGCACATCGTCACCTGGCTCTGGGGCGGCTTCTCGGTGGACAACCCCACCCTCAACCGCTTCTTCTCGCTGCACTTCCTGCTGCCCTTCGTGATCACGGGCGTGGTGTTCCTGCACATCGCGGCGCTGCACATCACCGGCTCCAACAACCCTCTGGGCATCGAGCCGAAGGGGCCGAAGGACACGATCCCCTTCCACCCCTACTACACGATCAAGGACAGCGTCGGGATCATCGTCTACCTGATGGTCTTCGCCATCCTCGTCTTCTTCATGCCGAACTTCCTGGGGCACCCCGACAACTACATCCCGGCCAACCCGCTGGTGACACCCGCGCACATCGTGCCGGAATGGTACTTCCTGCCCTTCTACGCGATCCTGCGCGCGGTCCCGAACAAGCTCGGCGGCGTGGCGATGATGGGCGGCGCGCTCGTGATCCTCTTCGTCCTGCCCTGGCTGGACTCCTCGCCCGTGCGCTCCATGCGGTTCCGGCCGATCGCCCGCTGGTTCTTCCTGCTCTGGACCGTGAACTTCTTCGTCCTGGGCTGGGTGGGCGGCAAGCCGGCGGAGCAGCCCTACATCCTCATCGCCCAGATCTGCTCGGCCTACTACTTCGCCTACTTCCTGGTGATCCTGCCGCTGCTGGCGAAGTTCGAGAAGCCGCTGCCCCTGCCCGAGAGCATCGCCGCTTCGGTCCTGAAACACCGCGGCGGGGGTCCACTGCCCGCCGGCGCCACCGCCAAGCCGATGGAGAAGGCGTGATGCGCCGGTTCGCGACGACCCTGAAGGTGGCGGCCCTGGCCGCCACCCTCGCCCTGGCGCCCGCCCTCTCCTCCACGGGCGCCCGGGCCGCCGAGGGGCACGAGACGATCGTGCTGCCGAACACGGACTTCTCCTTCGACGGCATCTTCGGCACCTTCGACCGCGCCTCCGCCCAGCGGGGCTTCCAGGTCTACAAGGAGGTCTGCTCGGCCTGCCACTCCATGCGGCACCTCTCCTACCGCCACCTGCGGGGGATCGGGCTGTCCGAGGCGCAGGTCGCGGCGCTCGCCTCCCAGTTCCAGGTGCAGGACGGGCCGAACGACAACGGCGAGATGTTCGAGCGGCCCGCGCGCCCCTCGGACCACTTCCGCCGGCCCTTTCCGAACGATGCCGCGGCGCGCGCCGCGAACAACGGCGCCCTGCCGCCCGACCTCTCCGTGATGGTGAAGGCGCGCGAGGGCGGGGCGGACTACATGCACGCCCTGCTCATCGGCTACGAGGAGCCGCCGCCCGGCGTCACCGTCGCCCAGGGGATGCACTACAACAAGTACTTCCCCGGCCATCAGATCGCGATGCCCGCCCCGCTGAACAGCGAGGG
This genomic window from Pararoseomonas sp. SCSIO 73927 contains:
- a CDS encoding cytochrome b/b6 yields the protein MAEGLHDSDVSNPVLRWVDQRLPIISMVQREYGTFPTPRNFNYFWNFGALAMINLVIMIATGVILSMQYVANTGLAFDSVERIMRDVNYGWLLRYVHSNGASMFFIVVYIHIWRALNYGSYKTPRELLFMLGVIIFILMMATAFLGYVLPWGQMSFWGATVITNLFSALPVVGQHIVTWLWGGFSVDNPTLNRFFSLHFLLPFVITGVVFLHIAALHITGSNNPLGIEPKGPKDTIPFHPYYTIKDSVGIIVYLMVFAILVFFMPNFLGHPDNYIPANPLVTPAHIVPEWYFLPFYAILRAVPNKLGGVAMMGGALVILFVLPWLDSSPVRSMRFRPIARWFFLLWTVNFFVLGWVGGKPAEQPYILIAQICSAYYFAYFLVILPLLAKFEKPLPLPESIAASVLKHRGGGPLPAGATAKPMEKA
- a CDS encoding cytochrome c1; this translates as MRRFATTLKVAALAATLALAPALSSTGARAAEGHETIVLPNTDFSFDGIFGTFDRASAQRGFQVYKEVCSACHSMRHLSYRHLRGIGLSEAQVAALASQFQVQDGPNDNGEMFERPARPSDHFRRPFPNDAAARAANNGALPPDLSVMVKAREGGADYMHALLIGYEEPPPGVTVAQGMHYNKYFPGHQIAMPAPLNSEGQVTYADNTRATVEQMSIDVSTFLAWAAEPELEQRRSMGVRMLIYLAILGGLVFLVKKKIWARLHQTEPAP